In the Dolichospermum flos-aquae CCAP 1403/13F genome, TTACAAGGGGAGGGTTAGGGTGGGGTAAAAAATATTTGATACATCAACCATAACTTTTCAAACACCTAACCCCCCTACCCCCCTTCCCTGCAAGGGAATGGGGGTTTTAAAGCCTCTCCCCTTGCAGGGGAGAGGTTTGGAGAGGGGTCAGTCTATACATTCAAAACTTTTCAAACACCCTCTTAGTTTTCATAGTTAATATAGCTGTATTATGGTACTTAATTAGACATTTCTCTAAACATTAGTTAAGCAAAAATGCTGATAATATAAACCGATTCGACAATTATCAAAGAATAGTTAATCTAGCTACAATTTTATCAAGCAAATATGAAAAAATTTTAGTTAGATAAATGAGATAATAGAAAAGTTGATCATCAAGTCATCGAAAATTATTAATAATGCCTAATTCTTCCGAACAGTTTTCAATTACACCTGATGCTTATGCACCTAGATTAAAGCGTCTACGTCAATTTAGTAAGGTATTAGATAATATAATTACCGTTCCCGGAACACAAGTAGCAATTGGTTTAGATCCTATTATTGGATTACTTCCCATAGGAGGTGATGCTTTAGGACTCATACTTTCCTTTTATATTATCATTGAAGCTGCACAATTAGGCGTACCTACAGCCACATTAGGCAGGATGGTAATGAATGTAATTGTTGATTCCTTATTTGGGGCTATTCCCATGTTAGGAGACTTGTTTGATTTTGCGTGGAAAGCTAATAATTACAATATTATTTTATTGGAAGAATCTTTAAAATCTCCTCAGCAAAATCAAAAAGCAGATAAATCATTTATCCTAATTTTTACTGTGGGTTTATTTTTACTGGCTATTGTCTTAATATCCATCCCTGTGATATTACTAAGAATATTATGGCAAGTCTTCACTGGTAATTAAATTATCCTATAAAATTATGAAAGATTGGTGGCAAGATAATTTTCCTCAAGGACGGCAATATCTCGTTATTCCTGATGCTCAAGGTTATCCAATTCAAATAGCTTATGGTGAAAAAGGTCGAGGTAAACCGCTAATTCTATTACATGGTTTAGGCAGTTGGAGTTATAATTGGCGACATAGTATTGAACCATTATCTCAACATTTTCGGGTAATTTGTTGTGATTTTAAAGGTTTTGGTTTTTCCGAAAAACCTGTATCTCGTCGAGAAGAAAATGGACATCAAATTATTGAATTAAAACGCATTATTCAAGCTTTATGTGATGAACCACCCATAATAGTAGCAGAATCTATAGGAGCATTAATTTCTTTAGGATTAGCTGGTAAAAATCCTGATTTAATCGGACGTTTAGTAGTAATTAATGCCCCTATTTTTACAGAAAGCTTACCTCATTGGTCTATGGGTTTACTGGCACAAACACCAATAGAGATTATCCATGCAGTTGATAATTTACGTCTCGCATATTGGTTTGCACCTTTAGTTAGAAAAGTTATGGGAACAGAAAGACGGAAGGTATTGTATGATCCTTCCCTGTTAACAGAGGAAGATATTTACTGGATTACTTACCCATTTATTGAAATTCCGGGAACTTTGGTAAAAGTTGCGGAAGATCTACAAATTGCTGCTCAAGAAATTGAGAATTTGCGAACGAATCAGCCAAGTATGTTGAGTAATATTCAAAAAAATCTCAAAAATATTGAATGTCCAACTTTGGTATTATGGGGAGATCAAGATAGTTGGTTTCCTGCTAGTCATGGGGAAAAACTACATCAACATCTTCCCAATTCTCGGTTACAAATTTTGCAAAATTGCTATCATGATGCCTCAACTGGTTCTTCTACTGTTGTGAATGCCGCAATTTTGGAGTTTTTAAAAGATACCAATTTCTTTTAAATAAATCTGATTGGATTTTTATTAGATAATAATTGCATTGTCTGAAAATTAGCAGGATTTTCCTGATCTTTTACCCAATTTATCGGATTGTTGACAATGTATTCACGAATATTATTTAATGCTTCCTCATTGTGGATAATATGTTCATAATAATTACGCTGCCAAATTACATTTCCTTTAGCTTTATTCATCCGATTAATTTGGCGTGTAGAAACTGATTTATAATTTTGAGTTATTGCCGCCAAAGATTGTGGTTTTGTCCCATTAATTTTAATTGTTTCACCCGTATAGACTGTAGGGGCGAAGCATTGGCTTGATAAATTTTGTTGTTGTGAAAAATCTTGATTTGCCAATGCTTCGCCCGCCACCTCAGAAAACAATTGTGAAAAATCTTGATTTGCCAATGCTTCGCCCACCACCTCAGAAAACGATTGTGAAAAATCTTGATTTGCCAATGCTTCACCCGCCACCTCAGAACTCTCAATGATAATAATCCCATGTAAATGATTGGGCATGATCACAAATTCATCTAACTCGACATTTTTAAAATATCGAGGAATAGATAACCAAGAACCCCTTGCTATCTCGCCATTTGTATTTAATTTTATTTCACCATCTACAATTTCACCAAATAAACAATTACGTTGATGGGTGCAAATGGTGACAAAATATGCTCCCTGTTGAGTATAGTCGTATACTTTTAATCGGATGGAACGGCGGTGGTGAATATTGGAATTGTAGGGCATAAATTTAATAGATGGATTTCTTTGTCATTTCTATGGGAAAGGGTGAAGCATTCGCCAATATAGTTTATCTGTTTGTTCCATATTTTTCTCGTGGAAAGGGTGAAGCATTCGCCAATATAGTTTATCTGTTTGTTCCATGTTTTTCTCGTGGAAAGGGTGAAGCATTCGCCAATATAGTTTATC is a window encoding:
- a CDS encoding DUF4112 domain-containing protein; amino-acid sequence: MPNSSEQFSITPDAYAPRLKRLRQFSKVLDNIITVPGTQVAIGLDPIIGLLPIGGDALGLILSFYIIIEAAQLGVPTATLGRMVMNVIVDSLFGAIPMLGDLFDFAWKANNYNIILLEESLKSPQQNQKADKSFILIFTVGLFLLAIVLISIPVILLRILWQVFTGN
- a CDS encoding alpha/beta fold hydrolase encodes the protein MKDWWQDNFPQGRQYLVIPDAQGYPIQIAYGEKGRGKPLILLHGLGSWSYNWRHSIEPLSQHFRVICCDFKGFGFSEKPVSRREENGHQIIELKRIIQALCDEPPIIVAESIGALISLGLAGKNPDLIGRLVVINAPIFTESLPHWSMGLLAQTPIEIIHAVDNLRLAYWFAPLVRKVMGTERRKVLYDPSLLTEEDIYWITYPFIEIPGTLVKVAEDLQIAAQEIENLRTNQPSMLSNIQKNLKNIECPTLVLWGDQDSWFPASHGEKLHQHLPNSRLQILQNCYHDASTGSSTVVNAAILEFLKDTNFF
- a CDS encoding transposase, producing the protein MPYNSNIHHRRSIRLKVYDYTQQGAYFVTICTHQRNCLFGEIVDGEIKLNTNGEIARGSWLSIPRYFKNVELDEFVIMPNHLHGIIIIESSEVAGEALANQDFSQSFSEVVGEALANQDFSQLFSEVAGEALANQDFSQQQNLSSQCFAPTVYTGETIKINGTKPQSLAAITQNYKSVSTRQINRMNKAKGNVIWQRNYYEHIIHNEEALNNIREYIVNNPINWVKDQENPANFQTMQLLSNKNPIRFI